The Panicum virgatum strain AP13 chromosome 5K, P.virgatum_v5, whole genome shotgun sequence genome has a window encoding:
- the LOC120707451 gene encoding uncharacterized protein LOC120707451, whose protein sequence is MSREHHDLGRAGGTGTGTGRHGSSSSSKAFVWDTGSSLYDSYELAAVRRLLDGRLRAAGAGVLPLPDEVEPPAAAEPGAENKRVAVAAGARRKVTLRALFRAVATWAARPRQAPLACACAGTVHRQGGASVEPADVPSHGQL, encoded by the coding sequence ATGTCTCGGGAGCACCATGATCTGGGGAGAGCtggcggcaccggcaccggcaccggcaggcacggcagcagcagcagcagcaaggcgTTTGTGTGGGACACGGGGAGCTCGCTGTACGACTCCTACGAGCTGGCCGCCGTGCGCCGGCTCCTCGACgggcgcctccgcgccgccggtgccggcgtCCTCCCTCTCCCCGACGAGGTcgagccgcccgccgcggcaGAGCCGGGGGCCGAGAACAAGCGGGTCGCCGTGGCGGCCGGAGCCCGCAGGAAGGTGACGCTGCGGGCGCTCTTCAGGGCGGTGGCCACCTGGGCGGCCAGGCCAAGGCAGGCGCCGCTCGCCTGCGCCTGCGCTGGTACGGTGCATCGTCAGGGTGGTGCCTCGGTTGAGCCGGCGGATGTGCCGTCGCATGGCCAACTTTGA
- the LOC120707450 gene encoding jasmonoyl--L-amino acid synthetase GH3.5-like: MTICSNDEIIEEFELLTRDAGHVQQDTLRKILELNADSEYLNRFNLERRTDSKSFKSCIPLCVHSDIESYIQRIADGDNSLVLTGKPITSLSVSSGTTQGKSKLLPFNDELLESTIQIFQTSYAFRNREYPIGNGKTLQFVYGSKQVLTQGGILATTATTNLYRSWRFMEAMKDIMSQCCSPDEVIFGPDFHQSLYCHLLCGLIYSDEVQFVFSPFAHSLVHAFNTLEEVWEDLCADIRHGVLSKRITTPSIRQAVSKILRPNPELASSIYNKCQNLSSWYGGIPALWPNAKYIYGIMTGSMEPYLKKLRHYAGHLPLMSADYGASEGWVGSNVNPTLPPEEVTYAVLPNIAYFEFIPLEKPKGEEMENSSSIHYIESEPVGLTEVEVGKIYEVVITNFAGLYRYRLGDIVKIAGFHNWTPELQFICRRSLVLSINIDKNTEKDLQLAVEEAEQLLAEEKLEVVDFTSLVDRSSDPGHYVIFWELSSGNASEELLSSCANSMDLAFVDAGYVGSRKIKTIGALELRVLRKGTFGQVMNHYLSLGGAVNQFKTPRFVSQSNSKVLQILNRNVTQSYFSTAYGI; this comes from the exons ATGACAATCTGCAGCAACGATGAGATCATTGAAGAGTTTGAGTTGCTAACGCGTGATGCTGGGCACGTGCAGCAGGATACGCTTAGAAAGATTCTTGAACTTAATGCTGATTCTGAGTATCTGAATCGCTTCAATCTTGAAAGGAGAACAGATTCCAAGAGCTTCAAATCCTGCATTCCACTATGTGTGCATAGTGACATAGAGTCCTACATCCAACGGATAGCTGATGGAGATAACTCACTGGTGCTAACCGGGAAGCCCATCACTTCTCTCTCCGTAAG TTCTGGTACAACACAGGGAAAATCCAAGTTGCTGCCATTCAATGACGAATTGCTTGAGAGTACAATTCAAATATTCCAAACCTCATATGCTTTTAGAAACCG TGAATATCCTATTGGTAATGGAAAAACTTTGCAGTTTGTTTATGGGAGCAAGCAAGTCCTTACCCAAGGGGGCATTCTTGCTACAACTGCGACGACAAATTTGTACAGGAGCTGGCGTTTCATGGAAGCCATGAAGGATATCATGTCTCAGTGCTGCAGTCCTGATGAAGTCATCTTTGGTCCCGACTTCCATCAGTCTTTATACTGCCATCTATTATGCGGGTTGATCTACTCAGATGAAGTTCAGTTTGTTTTCTCACCATTTGCACACAGCCTTGTTCATGCATTTAATACCCTCGAGGAGGTATGGGAAGATCTATGTGCTGATATAAGACATGGTGTTCTCTCAAAGCGAATTACCACACCATCTATCCGTCAAGCTGTTTCGAAAATCTTGAGGCCAAATCCTGAGCTTGCTAGCTCCATTTACAATAAGTGCCAGAATTTGAGTAGTTGGTATGGGGGAATCCCAGCACTGTGGCCAAATGCGAAGTACATCTATGGCATCATGACAGGGTCCATGGAGCCATACCTTAAGAAATTGAGACATTATGCTGGACACTTACCACTGATGAGTGCTGACTACGGTGCATCCGAAGGATGGGTTGGCTCTAATGTAAACCCGACCCTGCCACCTGAGGAGGTGACATACGCCGTTCTTCCAAATATTGCTTATTTTGAGTTCATTCCTTTGGAAAAACCAAAAGGGGAGGAAATGGAGAACAGTTCCTCTATTCACTACATAGAGTCAGAGCCTGTAGGCTTAACTGAAGTTGAGGTTGGCAAAATCTACGAAGTTGTAATAACCAACTTTGCAG GTCTATACCGATACAGGCTAGGAGATATTGTGAAGATAGCGGGCTTCCACAACTGGACACCAGAGCTCCAGTTCATCTGTCGCAGAAGCCTAGTCCTGAGCATCAATATCGACAAGAACACGGAGAAAGACCTGCAGCTGGCCGTCGAAGAGGCGGAGCAGCTTTTGGCCGAAGAGAAGCTCGAGGTGGTGGACTTCACGAGCCTCGTGGACAGATCAAGCGACCCAGGGCACTACGTCATCTTCTGGGAGCTGAGCTCCGGTAACGCCAGTGAGGAGCTCCTGAGCAGCTGCGCGAACAGCATGGACCTTGCCTTTGTGGACGCGGGGTACGTCGGCTCGAGGAAGATCAAGACCATCGGCGCCCTCGAGCTGCGCGTCCTCCGCAAGGGAACCTTTGGGCAGGTCATGAACCACTACCTGAGCCTCGGTGGCGCCGTGAACCAGTTCAAGACGCCGAGGTTCGTGAGCCAGTCCAACAGCAAGGTGCTGCAGATACTGAACAGGAACGTCACCCAGAGCTACTTCAGCACTGCATATGGGATCTGA